The genomic window GTAAATGAGATTAGGGGTGTTTAGATCCagatcattcaaaaaaaaaaaaacagtgaaACCGCACTGATCCAAACAGCTCAATTTTGAATGtttttttggattttgaattggTTTTATTGCGGTTCGATTTGGTTTGTAGTTCCACTCTGCACCACCAAACCAAACTGAACCACATATAATAATAATACCCATACGACCATACTCCCTTAGTCCCTTACCTTTCCCCACAGTGCTGCACACACTTATTTCCCTTTCCCCAAACATACACAAACCCTAATGGCCTAACCTAAAGAAAGAAACCCTTCTCACAACTCTTCACTATCACTCACTTTCACCGAGTCACCGTATCATACCTCACAGACTCACACACACCTCACTCACTCTCACCGTCATACGCCGACTCCGTCCACTGCCTCCTCTTCTCAACGATACCCTCTGCCGCCTCCTCTTCTTGGTGACGCCGCTGCCGCCACCTCTTCTTGATAACATAatagtttttactttttttatatGATGATCATATCAAAGTGCACTCGATTTTTTAGTCTATTTTAAGCTCAATCATCAAATAATCAACATTATATATGTGTCTTTAATTTTCAAACCatagttataataataataataataataataataataataatatccacGCACCACCCCAACCCTGTTTTTTTTATGACTttgttattaaaaataaaaagaaatagttttctcctttatttttgttaatgtatTAAACTTGAAGTCAATATGTTCTTGTTACTTTGACAATCTGTTATGTCAAATTTCTTATTTTTGACAATCTATTCTTGTTATCTTTGAAAATCTGCTATGTTAAATTTTGTGTTGTACTTTTGCAGATTTTATATTTGTTCAGTTGATTTTAGCTTCCAATTTGAAGGTCAACAATGTCAACTTCATATCTTGAGGTAATATTCTTATTTTGTAATGTGTATGTTGGTATATATTCAATATGTTGATTAATtgagaaaaatattaaaataacataAACTGATTTTGGTTATCACAGGATGTTCAAAGCAGTGAGCCAGGATTCACCAGTGCTACTATGTCCACTTTAAATTAGTCAAATCTTCGGGACAGTCAAAGTCAATGCCGCCGCTACAGCCGCAGTTGCAGCCACAAACACAGACGCAGACGCAGCCACCATCGCTGCTGCCGCTGTCGCCACCACGCAGTGATCAGAACAATGAAAGAACTAGATCTAAGAGGAGGAGAGGCAAAGTAAATGTTGCTGATGAGTCACATAATCCTGGCCAGTCTGAGGAACCAGGTATAAGTAACACTAAAAAACCTGTTAGACCTAGATCTTGGACTTGGGAGCATTTCAAAAAAGATGAAAGTGGTCCCAAACCTAGGGCTATATGTAAGTAGTGTGGAGCATCTTATGCGGCTGATTCACATAAAAATGGTACTAGCAATCTTAAAAGTCACTTGTTGAGTCAGTGTAAAAAATTTCCAAAAGATTCACTTAATCCCACACaaaaaatacttgttatgcagcaacttaaaaaagaagaagaaaataggatGGGTAATTGTTTGACTGCTGTATCATTTGATCCTGGTTTATGTAGACAAACTTTTGCTAGAATGATAATCGTAGGTGAGTTGCCTTTTAGATTTGTCGAAGGAGAGGGGTTTCGTTATTTCATGAGTGTTTTGCAACCAAAACTCCATATTCCGGGTAGGATATTAGTTGCTAGGGATTGTTGGAACTTGTTCATGAATGAAAAACATAAGTTGAAGAGTGTCTTTATAAACTCAAATCAAAGTGTGTGTTTGACCATTGATTGTTGGACTTCTGTACAAAATCTAAATTATCTTTGCCTCACTGTACATTTTATTGATCAAGATTGGAAGTTGAAAAAGAGAATTCTTAACTTTTGTCTCATCAAAAATCATAAAGGTGAAACAATTAGTAAGAAGATAGAAAAATGTCTTTTAAATTTGAGAATAAGTAGAGTCTTTAGCATCACAGTTGATAATACTAGTTCAAATAATGTTGCCATTTGTTACTTGAAAGGTAGAATGGAGGATTGGAATTCACATCCTTTAAAAGGTGAACATTTGCATGTTAGGTGTTGTGCTCATATCTTGAACTTGGTGGTGAATGATGGTTTGAAAGATATGCATTCTTCAATTAGTGATATTAGGAATATTGTTAGATATGTATGTGCTTCTCCTAGTCGTATGGATAGGTTTAAAAGTTGTATTAAAGAGGCTAGGATCCAAGACTGCTCTTGTGTGCAATTAGATGTCCCACTAGGTGGGATTCCACTTACATAATGCTTGATAGTGCTTTAAAATTCCAAAAGGGCTTTAAGAGATTAAGTGAGAGGGATGCTGAGTTTGTAATGATGCAAGGGAGTATTCCAAAGAATGAAGATTGGGATAATGCAAGATGCTCTGTGAGATTTTTGAAGATTTTTTCTGATGTAACAAAAGAAGTCTCGGGTTCTACATTTGTGACatctttttcatattttcatCACTTTTGTTCAATTCTTAGTTCTTTGAAGACTTGGGCTGATAGTAATGACATATTACCTAAGGGTTTGGCTACAAAAATGAAGGCTAAGTATGATAAATATTGGGGTAACTTGAGGAATATGAATATGATAATTTTTGTTGTTGTGGTATTTGACCCTAGATATAAGATTAAGTTTGTTGAGTGAAGTTTTCAAAGGTTGTTTGAGAAGGAGGATGCTGATTTCTTATGTGGTAAGGTGAAGGAAGTATTCAATGGCTTGTTTAACAGCTATAGGGTTGCTCTTAATGGTGATCAAACACACCAATCTGCACAACACAGCTAAGATGCGGATATGGATGATAGTGCCTTTGATGATGTTTGCTTTGCAGCAGCATTTGAAAATGATGTACAAGCTAGTGAGAGTGTCAACACAAATGAAGTAGATTTATATCTCATGGAGTCCTTGGAGAAACCAGTTGATCCAAGTAGTTTTGATATTTTAACTTGGTGGAAAGTGAGCTTTAACAATTACAAATATCCTGTTCTAAGTTAAATTGCGAGGGATATTCTAGCTATGCTGGTGTCAACGGTTGCTTCTGAATCTGCCTTTAGCACTGGAGGTAGAGTACTTAATCAATATAGAAGCTCTCTTACCCCAAAAACTATGAAGCTTTGATTTGTGCACAAAATTAGTTTCGAGCCAATTCATTGCCAATTGACCTTGAGGAGTCTTTTGAAGAATTTGAAAAACTTGAGAAAGATAATGTTCtttattattatgttttattCTATCTACATATATTGATTAACTTTACTACTTGATAATATGTTTAAGttactaatatttattttattatattttattgtagAACTTGAGCCAATTCATCAACTAATAGATGAAGAAGACTCTGGTGATGAATCTGATTAGTGATCGGTGCTTCACCTCTCAGCTTGGAGTGTTTTATGTTATGTTTTTATTAAGACTttgttatattatttaattttgtgttATTGAGActtgtttagttgttttatgttgaAGAATTATTATTCAAGACTTGTTGAATAGGTTGGATTGTTGGATATTTGGACATATTGCTTTATAATGTTTTATGGGATTTATGTTTTGTAATTATGTTGGATTGTTAGACGGATTATTAACTCTAtaaattaagttattattttttatttaaaaaatcacaGATCCAAACTGATCAaaaccgcttgtaatcggatcggatcagatttCCAAAAAAagttcatccaatccaaaccgccccgcacataaattaagcgtttggatcggatgacttttttccttaaaaccgaaccaaaccgcactgcGAACACCCCTAAATGAGATGGTTGGTACGTTGAGAGTGTTGTTACCTTCCCCAATGTGGTATACCTCTTTGAGATGCCTTTTTCATGATGATTTCAAAATTTCTCCTCCATCAAATCTCCCATTAATCATATGTATATGTCTTTCAGGAGTTTGAGGTGGACGTTCTTACCGTTCTCCTTCGTCATCTCTTTTCCTCTTCCTTTGATCATCCGACTTTTCCACTAGGTATCTATCCAATTAGCCTTCTCTGGCCAACTTTTCAATgacattttttaaataataacagTCATTGGTAGAATGCCCGTAAAGCTTATGGTACTCAGAGTATTCCACCCGACTTCTAGTTTTTTTGTGTTTGATTGGTCGAGGAGGTGGAAGTTTCTCGGTGTGACATATCTCCCTGTAAACGTCTACAAGAGAAACTCGGAGTGAGGTGTAATTATGATACCTTCGAGGCTTTTCTGAGTTATACTCCTCTTTTTTCTTagcttctttctcctttttccgaGGTCGGTAGGGCAGGCCGAATCTCGAAAGAGGCTCACTAAGTTGAGAATTCACCTCCATGTTGACGTATTTTTTCTGCCCATTCTTGTACTTCGTACAAGGAAGTCGGGTTTCGCTTGGATATGGATTTAGAGAACGGTCCTTCTTAAGGCAATTAACTAATCCCATTATCACTGTTTCAGTAGGTAGGTTTTGAATCTccaagcatgctttgttgaatctttccatgtaatctCGGAGCTTCGCTCTGACTTCTTGTTTAACTTCTAGTAAGCTCGGGGCATGCTTTACCTTATTCTTCTGAATTGAGAATCTAGTAAGAAACTTCCTTGCCAGGTCATCAAAACCAGTTACCGACCTGGGGGGTAAATTATCAAGCCATTTCATCACGGATTTGGTCAGAGTTGTCGGGAGGGCTTTGCAATGAGTAGCGTCAGAGGCGTCGGCCAAGTACATCTGGCTTTTGAAATTGTTAAGATGGTGCCTCGGATCAGTTATTCTGTTATAGAGATCCATGTCGGGGGTTTTAAAATTCCTTGGGACCCTGACTCACATAATCTCTTCAACATACGGATCTTCGCCTCCTAGAGGACTTTCTTCCCAATTTGCTCGATTGCTCCATTTTCTGAAGTCAGCTTCTAATCATAAGTACTTTTCTTCCAACTCTTTTTGTCGTTGTACCTCCCTTCGCAGTTCCTGTTCAGCCTCCCATTATCGTTCAACTTCTAGTTTGAGTTGCTCTAATCTTCCACGATGCCCGTGAACTAAGCTTAGTATTTCTGTTGGATGGGGAGGTTCTTCATCTTCGGGTGGGTGGATCTCTGATTGGATCCGCCGCGGCTGAGGGTTTTTTTATGTTCCTTCTCTGTGGGTAATGTAGGTTCTTTCCAATGGTGGGGGTATTGCGAGTACCAAGTCATCACGGTAGGGTTTTGGTTCTGACTCAGATGTCGTGTGACTGTCTTCATAATGGTCGGCCGCCATTATCAAGCGTCCGACTTGTTTTTGTGCCGATGTGCCTCCATCTGAGTTCCCCGTGATGAAGTGGAGGGTGGTAcatgcaagagactctgatgcttaagttagcaagggctttaaGTAGGGTTTTAGTAGAATAGAACGTGAATATACTTGAGGGGTGTcattgtatttatagtagaataaaTAACCACCTtttttggagtagttccacctttaatTAACAGATATCCGTTTTCTTTATCTTTGGGAGTTTATTGGGATCTATCTTTAAGTGGAGACAGAGATAGTAGGAGAGATTCGAGGAAGCACTTACTTGTTTGGACAAGTATGGCTGGACTCCTTGTATCGTGTTCGACCTCTTTAAGAGGTCGGGCAACTGGTAAAGGTCATCCCTTTTGGGTTGGACCTTTTTATGCTTATTGGGCTTGGCTTTGTGTTTTgagtcagggtatgaacaaaacGCATTCAAGAAGAGTAAATAGTCATTTCTGACCATAAAAGATTTGACTGCTGACAAAATTAACtacgaaaaaaattaaattaatgttgtacccataaaagattaATATCGTTTGACAAAAATATTCAATCGTTAAATTTAAAATTGActccattaaaaatttgataaaattcccAAAATACTATTTTCATCACTTTCTCCATCCCAATCCTTTAACCTAACTGATTCCATCATACAACCCTTAGCCCCTCACTTCACCTCCTTCATTCTTCCTCACTCACCACTCTCGACTGCTTAATCTCTCAACTATCACTCTCAATGGCTTAGCCTCACTCACTCAATCACAACGACGACCTCACAAACTGGCACATCAAAGAGATCAAAGCAAATACCACCAAAAAAATTCTCTAATCTTGAGTCCCAAATTGAAATCTCCAATGTGGCAGTGTTAGCATTAGTTTTGTTGTAGCTCAAGGCAAAGACCTGATGATTCCTCATGGGCAAGTCATTGGGACGGTAACTCGATAGTTTCAACTCCACATGGTGACTTGACGTTTGAACCCTAATGTATGCACCCTCGCCTGTGCCGCTTGGTTTCTTCAGGATTTTCACTCTCTCCCCTCTAGCCGCCTGCATTCTCCTTACCTCTACCGTCGTCAGGCCTGAAAAGGGTACTGCATCATCTCCGGCGGACCACCAGCACCTCCAACGCCAATCTCTAGCCCTAGTGGCAGATCGTGATGAACGTGAACAACTGGCAACTGCGGATACGACTCCACCACCATCACACGCAACGCGTGAGACTGTGGTTTAAGAAAAGGCATACAATTCGAATGCATCTGCAATGGTTTTATTGTTCCTGGACCTTCAAAAACCCTTCTTCCACAATCATAACCCCACGCCACTCTCAGTTAGCTCAGCCACCTCCAATGCCCCCAAATCATTGCCATCAGCGTTGTCCCTGCCAGATTTACTCCTCGTCACCAACGCCTGACTACTTTGTgttttttttcattctaaattaGCATTTTGTACTGGTTTTATGTTAAAGTTGGGGATGGGGATGTGAATATGATACATTGACGGTTTGGTGAAGTGACGAGTTGCTTTGTGAATGTATGCTTGAGTTGATTCAAATGAGTGAGGGATCTATACAGGTGAGAGTGACGGGGTGGATTTTGTTTCTTGTTctaaaaaagtggttgaagaataGTGGAGATGGAGAAAATCatgaaaatagtatttttaaaaattctataaaatttttaatggaggcaattttaaatttattgattgaatatttttattaaatgatATTAATATTTTATGTGTACAATATCAATTTAATCTTTTTGTGATTAGTTTTATCAGCAGTCAAATTTTTTACGGTTGAAATTTACTATTTACTCCGTCTATctaaaaaaaaggataaaaagaGATTTCATTTCAACTTTTTTTCCCccttttttatctaattttttttttgtaacaaaTAAAAACTAAGCCTATTATTCCGGCTAATACATTTTTGCTCGCCACAAGAAATATGTACGTAAACCCTTCATGAAGATTCGAATCATGAGCTTGATTCGTTTAATCAGATCATGAATGAGGGGTGATGCATGTATTTAATTCTCCAAActtaatttggaaaaaaaaaagaaaaagaaaaagaaagagcttTGAAACGAATCAATATATATTATGTTGTTCACATGTGAGGTGTGACTGCGGCAGTTTTCCAGCAGCAACGCAACAACTAAGACTAAGCAATACTCTTGTATTATTCTAtgtacattttttttttctttcataacatGTGAGACAAAAAGTATACCTCATCATTTATTAAATCCACATTGTTTATTATAGTTTATCTTATCTGATAATCCCCCCGAATATATAAACTAATTaagattatatatttataattttgataTTAATTTCACAGCCGAAaagaataacaaaattaaataataataaggaAGGAATAATGCACTATAGCTTATGTTTATGATAAGAGTGTTGCAGAGCcaaagaaattaaaattattgaTCAGGATACTACTGGCACGATGATAATCATTTAAGACCAATGATTAAATAGGATTTGGTCATATACCCTTTGTCCCAGCTAGCTTTTGCCACTAATGATTTGCATTATTGTCATGTCTCAACCTccaatcaatttttttctttataaagtaattaattattttgaaaatAGGAGAACCCTTAAAATATATAAATCAACTCCGATCCACAAATAACAAACTGGAATGCATAGCTTAGTTTTGGAAAGATCTATAAAGGAAAGGTTCTAAGGTACAAATGCAGAACACAATCTTCTAATAATATACAATTGAGTTCATATTATCATGTAGCCTAAGCTAGCTTGGTAGGTCAGTTATTAATTATCATCCAACTTAAAAGAGAATCCTTTCAAAACAGTAATTTTCAATGGCGCAAATATATATTAGTATAGATATAGAAGTCGTAATAAACATATATTTGTTAACAAGATTACTAATATTAcatatctaaattttttattaatcaaatttaattaaattgatctaatataacaaaaattaattataactaatattattttaaattttattatttaagttaGTTGAATTTGGTTCATAAACAAAATTTGGATGTCAACCtaaaattaatccataaaacATTGCGCAAAAGAATGTGGTATGggtaaaataaaaactaaagagagTGAAGTTTGTGGAAATTTGGGGTATAATGATGTCACTGTTTACAAAAGTATCCGTTGTATTACACAAAGCAAAAAGAAACCGTTACTCTTTGGGAGTGACAGGAGGTGGGGCCCACGCGCCCAACGTTCACGGCGGGAACCGTCAACTGGTTTCGGACCACAACTTTTGTTGTTTGGTTCCGCCGATATGCGTGTTGCTCTCCTTTGCCTTTTTACCGCCAGAGTAACGATCCAAAAACACGTGGCGTGTCCCAGACCCCACCACGTGTCCATCATCTACTCTCTCCAGGCACAGCTTCCTAAAAAGAGGATTGCATCTATCTGTTACGCCCACTACAAACTCGACACGTGTTCATGTGTCATTAAGGCTTAGCTGTGCCTCTAGTGCAACGGCTTAAACCCGTGCAACACAAGCTCTCTTTTCTTCTCTCCAATTTGAACTAGAATCATCAACTCTTTTGACCTATCCCATGAGCCCATGACCCTATTCCACTctcatataattatttatttatgttagaaATTTAGctgcatttatttttatttaaaattaataattaaaaataaaaatttaattaaattatttaataatttttaattattaattttacgtaaaattaattatatttgaatttttatttttatttatataataatttttttattaattctcaaatcaaataacaatatatttttatataatttaaagatttttaattagtcattaattatttaaataattaatctaAATAATTTTTGTTGTTAATCTAAATGATTCCTAACATATTAACAGATTACTATATATAAAAATCACTTaaactaattatttaaattattaaaaactaattataaATTTTCGAATTATAAAAGAACACTTTATCCTTGGAAAAACAATGAGAAATCGAAAAAAAGCATTTATTCCACTATCAAATGATCCTACAAAATATTTGATATGATATGATTGGAGGCACATTGTAATGTATAACTTGACTAAGACCAATAGGGTGTGTAATTATGGGGAATATGGATTGTTTGTGAAGCACATCTGAAATGTAGCCCCTCCCCTATTAATACAATCGTGTTCATTGGGGtctcataataaaaaatatttgccTGCCTTCTAAAAATCTAAAAGACAATAACAGGGGCCAACCTATATAATTTCATTCACGAACAATCCACATGTTCTGTTTCTATGCTCACGACAAATTTAAACCAAATAGTAGTAGAATTGATGCCATCACTATGGAATTGTAAAAACTAAAAATCattgttttgtttaatttcttgAAATGGATGAATTACTACGAGTTAATTAAGCAATGGTAAGTAggtcattttaattttgttttgcttGTTTTAATTCAAAGCTAAACTTAAATGTTTCATTGGTTGATCCATCGCAATTCAACAAGGTGATGTGTTGCACTCAAAGAATGCCTCCACGAATGAAGCAAGAAGAAGTAGCTAGCTAGTTCTCCCAAGTCATCCACATTTAATTCACCAAACAAGTCTTCAAAGTTGGAGTACTCATTTAATGagtatttgaaatttgatttcaacaaGTACTAATGTTCTAATGGATAGAAATTGTTCTAACGACAACTAATTAAGTAAAAAACTTTCTTATGTTTTAAGTTTTTCATTTCCCTTTAACGTGAAATGAGATTTTGAATTACGTTTTCTTTTTTCGTTACTTCAAGCCGTTACTTTGAATGGGGGTTTGATTTCCGTTGGTGGTAACTGGTAAGAGTTCATCGCATGGAGAAAGAAAACCATTGAATAATGCAAAAATGAGAAAACTTGATGAATTCCAAAGTCTATTGGCACTACAATTTCCCATAGTTCCAGTTCCATATAGACAATTAATTACAttctttttaaagaaaaatagaataacatGATGAGAATATATTAATCTTAAAAGAATTGCTTTTGGTATCTCTATATTTGGATGCTTATAATAATGTACAGTAATTTTTGTGTAGAATACCTAGAATCAGTCTTTGCTTGTTTTTTCAACCCTTTTTCAGTTAGTTCAAGTAGAAAGGTATGTGGTCCTAATAATCTCACTCTATTTTAGTAACCTGAACGTTCATTGTTGAACTAATCTCAAAGATACTTTttacaaatagaaaaaaaagtaaCTTATATTAAGACAAGTAACTAAATTAGAAGCactaattaaaatagaatataaGATTCGTTTGAGTTCAATGTACATACATTTTTCTATGAATTTTGATTATTTTTCTTCACATAAGAACTACTTGTTTCACATGAGTGTCAACAGTCCGGTACAAATTAAAACACCGAAagtaaattaaaaatatgtaaataTATGAAAGAAGTGTGAAATCAAAAGAATTAAATTGTAGAATAATGAACAAGTTGCGGAAGCTTGAAAAGTTACATTACCCGTGAGTGCAAGGCAAATTAAGGAGCCAACCTACTCTTCTAAGATTAGATTCCGAAGACACAATAAAATGACAAAAACTTGTAATAAAAATTGacaaatgaaaaagaagggagtagaagagtggtgaagtggtgaggTGGTGGACGGTCGGTGAAAGCAAAAACCACACCAAACCCTAAGAAAATTAGGGCAAATAATTAGTGCTATCTTGTTCaccttcaaattgcattaatcaaATTGAAAATTAACACACAGGACACACaatcttttattttttgtaaGTAATAATGTGATatacttattattttattttattcacagTTATGTAAAtgtgattttttaaataataataataataataataataataataataataataaatgctaaaacTAATATATTGTGGTTGCAATTTTAAATCTTTAATTATGCAAATACAGAATTCAATTTTAAAGAATAATTAAGAAACTTACATGATCAGGAAAATTTGCTGACTTCGTATGGGCAAGAAAATGAATGAACATATTATTttgtaattaataaatttaatttttttttaggaaaaaaagGTGTATATTTATGCGCACATATGTGAGTAATTTTTATTGTGTTAATAAGTTATTGAatcaatttaattatcaaaataattGAGTGATATAGTATTActgcaaaaaaaattatttataaaaataataacttttaatttatttcatgcaATGAGAAATGTATATGTTGATTTTTTGTACCATTAGGTAACTTCATCAagggataatattatttttttcatacTATTAAGTATTAACATAATTAAACACTAATTtcatattatattataatttaagtATAATAAATAGACATAACCaatataattattagtgttatcttttttcATTAGCTGAAGATTTTGGGATGAGCGGTATCATAACATGTATCAGAACTACTTTTGAAATAAAATGTTTATTATCTTTAGTACTTGGATAGTTATTCTAAATAGTATAAATGATgatcattttttaactcatatagTTCAATACTTCTAAATagtataaattatattattttttaactcatataatttattatatatattgtgcaaatatttcattaaatCTTTAACAGGACTCTTAAATAAATTAGTGATGCAATAAGTGTAGCAAGCCAAATGGGATAGATTGCTGTTTTTATAATACATGTGTTTAATCTAATaaacaacaaaaagaaaagaaagagaattgacaaaaaaaataaaaaaatagaaagagatggTGATGTGGTGAGTAATGAGCAGCATATATACCCCTGTCCTCTGCGCACTCTCTCACACACACTTACCCATCTCATCTCTTTCTTTCTTATCTCAATTTTGAGAAACCCAAGAAATGACG from Arachis ipaensis cultivar K30076 chromosome B09, Araip1.1, whole genome shotgun sequence includes these protein-coding regions:
- the LOC107616385 gene encoding uncharacterized protein LOC107616385, producing the protein MDLYNRITDPRHHLNNFKSQMYLADASDATHCKALPTTLTKSVMKWLDNLPPRSVTGFDDLARKFLTRFSIQKNKVKHAPSLLEVKQEVRAKLRDYMERFNKACLEIQNLPTETVIMGLVNCLKKDRSLNPYPSETRLPCTKYKNGQKKYVNMEVNSQLSEPLSRFGLPYRPRKKEKEAKKKEEYNSEKPRRYHNYTSLRVSLVDVYREICHTEKLPPPRPIKHKKTRSRVEYSEYHKLYGHSTNDCYYLKNVIEKLAREG